The Pseudoalteromonas sp. N1230-9 genome segment AAAACGGCACAAGCAAGAGTTAATCTTGCAAATATTATAGAAAACCAACTAGGGTATTCTATTCATAAATCTCCTTCTGCAAAAATTAATAACGCAGACAGTGATAGCTATTCTTCACAAGGCCAACAACAACTTCCCTACAAAATAAAGGCTAATGTGGGCTTATTAGAGCGAGCTCACACTCGTCAAGAGATTCAATTTATTAAGCGCCAAGAAAATATAGAAACAATCATGGCTATGGCAATGGGCTTTTGCCCTGATGTAACAGGACGCCATCAACCTGATTCGGATTGGATAGAGCGTTTCATAAGTTTATGCGAAGATACGGCCAATACTTCAATGCAAAAGCTCTGGGCTAAGATATTGGCAGGTGAAACTGTTTCGCCTGGCACTTTTTCAATAAAAAGCCTGCAAACACTCAAGCATATGACTCAGCGTGAAGCTGACGCACTTCAGCGCTGCACATCGCTATGTGGTTTTAATGAAAAAGATAACAGTAACCTTATTTTGTTGGGCTTTTATAAAAAGCCTTCCTTGTTTGATTTACTACGTAAAGGTAACAAGGTGTCATTAAA includes the following:
- a CDS encoding TIGR03899 family protein — its product is MTVKTAQARVNLANIIENQLGYSIHKSPSAKINNADSDSYSSQGQQQLPYKIKANVGLLERAHTRQEIQFIKRQENIETIMAMAMGFCPDVTGRHQPDSDWIERFISLCEDTANTSMQKLWAKILAGETVSPGTFSIKSLQTLKHMTQREADALQRCTSLCGFNEKDNSNLILLGFYKKPSLFDLLRKGNKVSLNLGKTPVSFPDILTLMDINLLYRKEIESAVLKAGQEFNLSFMHQRLTLKAKSNDLVLSYYKFTQTGDELRKLIASPVNKAYKQIVSTSLEEEFETSWQVNK